From the genome of Tolypothrix sp. NIES-4075:
TAAAGTAGGTTGATCTACAGTAGCAGGTGGAGCCGGCGGCGGTACAGTATTTAAATTCGAGTTTGCATTTGGTTGTATCTGAGTCGTAGGGGGAACCGCAACAGACGCTGTAGGAGAGGGTGACGGCAAAACGCTGAAGTTCCAGCCAGAATCTCTGCGGGAAAATGCCCAAAATAGAACTGCCCCAATAGTCGCAAAGGCAACCAGAATAGCAATGAATTCATCAAAGCCAAGGGCATTTCTTTGAGATGACTCAGGGTCAGGAGGTGTGTTTGTCATTGTAATTACCTTGGTAAAGGTAAAATTTGTATCTAAACAAATTAAGCCATAGATGGCACCTTTACACCACTGTTTTATTAAGATTCGGGGTTATCCCTAGCTTCAACGATAAGGGACTTCCAAAGAATAAATTAAGGAAAAAAAAATCAAGAGTCCAAACCTTGATTTTAATGATTATCATTATTGTTTATTAATTTTCTTTTTTGGAAGTATTTTATTTGATATTAAGATTTAATAAATTTCCTCGTCAACTGTTTTAACTGCCCTTGTATTCTGATTAGGAAAGTGAGAAAATGCCGATGTTAATTTCAAGCAATTTTTGCGCTTAACATTTATCAAAGGAGACATATGTTATGCGTTGATGGCTCTATGCCGAACCCACATTCAGTAGACCGAAAAGTTTTCTAGAAGACTTACCAGGTCTTCATTTGAGCGAGAACACGCTATCCGCCGAAATCCTCCCAGGCTCTGCCTTTTGAACTATAGGATTATGAATGATCTCTTTGGCGATCGCTCTGGTCAGTTCCACAAACGTAGGTTCAAACCCTGATTCTTAGGTTAACTGACAAAAGTTTTCGGTCTACTGACATTTAATAAAAAGTTGATTTGATTACTCAAAGGTTTTGAAATACAACTATGAAACGTATTGTAGTTTGCTGTGATGGAACCTGGCAACAGTTAACAAGTCCTTACCCAAGCAATATAGTTAAGCTGGCTCAATCTGTCAAACCGATCGCCCATGACGGGGTTACACAGATCATATTTTATGACGAGGGCATTGGAACCGAGAGTCAAAAGGTTTTAGGTGGAGCTACCGGACTAGGAATCGATAGAAATATAGAAGATGGCTACCGATTTCTTAGTCTCAACTATGTTCCTGGTGACGAAATCTATCTGTTCGGCTTCAGTCGCGGTGCTTACACAGTTAGGAGTCTAGCGGGGATGATTTATTGCTCCGGTCTTTTAGACCGTCCCCATGTGACCAAAGCACACGAAGCTTACGAGCTTTACCGTAACCGAGGTATTAAACCCAGAGATGAGGACGCAAGTAAATACCGTAAAGAATACGGAGAGCGCGTCCCGATCACCTTGCTTGGTTGTTTTGATACCGTCGGTGCCCTTGGTATTCCTGGAATACCCGCCTTCAGCAAGTTGCACGAACAGCTGAATAAACGCTACAGATTCCATGACACTACTTTAAACAAATGTGTTGAGAATGCATTGCACGCTGTGGCGATCGACGAAATACGCGAAGTATTTGATGTAACTCCCATGAAAAAGCATCCTGAGGCTGAAAACCAGCGAGTGATTCAAAAATGGTTTCCAGGTTCGCATGGTTGCGTTGGCGGTGGAACCGAAGAATACAGCGGCTTATCAGATGCTGCCTTACAGTGGATGATTGATTCCATCGGTGTCCTGGGATTGGGGCTTGACTTAGATCCAAGTGTGATTCCGACAGGCATTAACCCCGATTATGAATGTGACTTTAAGAACGATGCTGGATTCTTTAAATTGGCAGGAATCAAGTTTCGTGAAGTCGGCGATGCTATTGAAGATCTTCATGAAAGCACGGTTAACCGTTTGAAAAGTCGCAAAGACTATCGACCCAAGAATCTACTTCATATTATCGACAAACTGAATTAATCTCTTAATAATGTTGTTTCAAGGAGTGCCTGCTGCTTTAGCGCTCCTACTGATGTTTTAGTCTTGCCAAAACCATTAGCAGAAATAACCCTTATTTTCAAACAGAAGCAAGCGATTAAGTCAACAAGCGATTCTAAAAGAGAAACAATTATGACCGCAAAAAGAGACACATCAAGAGATGGATTTAGAAACCAACTTGAGACGACTGTTTTAACTGGCTTGAAACCAATTTGGAACTTTATTCAAAGCAATCCAGGTTTCGCCAAAAAAGTCAACAAAACTCTCATTAATAATGCCATATTAAAAATTCCGACTCGTCCATATCCGTTTAGTACAATGTCTCCCTATACATCCTGGGATTCGTTGATTGATCGAACATATTCGGGACTCCAACTACCACCGCTAGATTGGAAACCCTTGACTAATGAAAACTATATCGGTATTAATTTAACGCCTGCGGAAAAGTTTGAGAAAAATCTGCCCCCGATTCAAGATTTGGAGGTTTTGTATCGCAAAACCGGGGAAACGAAATACTCGCCTAAATCCTCTCTAATTTTCCCCTATTTTGTTCAATGGTTTACAGATAGCTTTCTGAGAAC
Proteins encoded in this window:
- a CDS encoding DUF2235 domain-containing protein translates to MKRIVVCCDGTWQQLTSPYPSNIVKLAQSVKPIAHDGVTQIIFYDEGIGTESQKVLGGATGLGIDRNIEDGYRFLSLNYVPGDEIYLFGFSRGAYTVRSLAGMIYCSGLLDRPHVTKAHEAYELYRNRGIKPRDEDASKYRKEYGERVPITLLGCFDTVGALGIPGIPAFSKLHEQLNKRYRFHDTTLNKCVENALHAVAIDEIREVFDVTPMKKHPEAENQRVIQKWFPGSHGCVGGGTEEYSGLSDAALQWMIDSIGVLGLGLDLDPSVIPTGINPDYECDFKNDAGFFKLAGIKFREVGDAIEDLHESTVNRLKSRKDYRPKNLLHIIDKLN